In the genome of Cygnus olor isolate bCygOlo1 chromosome Z, bCygOlo1.pri.v2, whole genome shotgun sequence, one region contains:
- the SLC25A51 gene encoding mitochondrial nicotinamide adenine dinucleotide transporter SLC25A51 isoform X1 has translation MRGHGTKEKRTEMYNSKKNSMMDSESFAPADSKEELSSDITDTSGKHYLCGYCAAFTNIAVTFPIQKVLFRQQLYGLKTKDAVHQLQKDGMRNLYRGILPPLMQKTTTLALMFGLYEDFSSLLHSHTTAPELLTRSMAAVLAGTTEAVLTPFERVQTLLQDYKHHDKFTNTYQAFKVLKVYGMREYYRGLVPILLRNGPSNVLFFGLRGPIKQCLPEATSYSTHLVNDFICGGLLGAMLGFLFFPVNVVKARMQAQIGGEFQSFSTVFVKIWLERDRKLINLFRGAHLNYHRSVLSWGIINATYEFLLKLL, from the exons ATGcgtggacatggcactaag GAAAAGAGGACTGAGATGtacaacagtaaaaaaaacagtatgatGGATTCAGAAAGTTTTGCCCCAGCAGATTCAAAGGAAGAGCTCAGCAGTGACATTACAGATACCTCTGGTAAACATTACCTATGTGGCTACTGTGCAGCCTTCACAAATATAGCAGTTACTTTTCCCATCCAAAAGGTCCTCTTTCGACAGCAGTTGTATGGTTTGAAAACAAAGGATGCAGTACATCAGCTGCAGAAAGATGGAATGAGAAATCTCTACCGTGGCATCCTTCCTCCATTAATGCAGAAAACGACAACGCTGGCTCTAATGTTTGGCTTGTATGAAGATTTCTCATCCTTACTCCATAGCCACACAACCGCTCCTGAGCTCCTCACGCGCAGTATGGCAGCAGTGCTTGCGGGGACTACAGAAGCTGTTCTTACACCTTTCGAGCGTGTTCAGACTTTGCTTCAGGACTACAAACACCATGATAAATTTACAAACACATACCAGGCTTTCAAGGTACTGAAAGTGTATGGAATGAGAGAATATTATCGGGGATTGGTGCCTATTCTGCTCCGAAATGGACCGAGTAACGTACTCTTCTTTGGTCTGAGAGGACCTATTAAACAATGTCTGCCTGAAGCAACTTCTTACAGCACTCATTTGGTCAATGACTTCATTTGTGGAGGGCTGCTGGGTGCCATGCTGGGATTCTTGTTTTTTCCGGTGAATGTTGTAAAAGCTCGTATGCAAGCACAAATTGGTGGTGAATTTCAGTCCTTCTCAACAGTTTTTGTGAAGATCTGGCTGGAACGTGATAGAAAATTGATCAACCTTTTCAGAGGAGCTCATCTGAATTACCATCGTTCTGTCCTGTCCTGGGGCATTATCAATGCAACTTACGAATTCTTGCTAAAGCTGTTATGA
- the SLC25A51 gene encoding mitochondrial nicotinamide adenine dinucleotide transporter SLC25A51 isoform X2, protein MYNSKKNSMMDSESFAPADSKEELSSDITDTSGKHYLCGYCAAFTNIAVTFPIQKVLFRQQLYGLKTKDAVHQLQKDGMRNLYRGILPPLMQKTTTLALMFGLYEDFSSLLHSHTTAPELLTRSMAAVLAGTTEAVLTPFERVQTLLQDYKHHDKFTNTYQAFKVLKVYGMREYYRGLVPILLRNGPSNVLFFGLRGPIKQCLPEATSYSTHLVNDFICGGLLGAMLGFLFFPVNVVKARMQAQIGGEFQSFSTVFVKIWLERDRKLINLFRGAHLNYHRSVLSWGIINATYEFLLKLL, encoded by the coding sequence ATGtacaacagtaaaaaaaacagtatgatGGATTCAGAAAGTTTTGCCCCAGCAGATTCAAAGGAAGAGCTCAGCAGTGACATTACAGATACCTCTGGTAAACATTACCTATGTGGCTACTGTGCAGCCTTCACAAATATAGCAGTTACTTTTCCCATCCAAAAGGTCCTCTTTCGACAGCAGTTGTATGGTTTGAAAACAAAGGATGCAGTACATCAGCTGCAGAAAGATGGAATGAGAAATCTCTACCGTGGCATCCTTCCTCCATTAATGCAGAAAACGACAACGCTGGCTCTAATGTTTGGCTTGTATGAAGATTTCTCATCCTTACTCCATAGCCACACAACCGCTCCTGAGCTCCTCACGCGCAGTATGGCAGCAGTGCTTGCGGGGACTACAGAAGCTGTTCTTACACCTTTCGAGCGTGTTCAGACTTTGCTTCAGGACTACAAACACCATGATAAATTTACAAACACATACCAGGCTTTCAAGGTACTGAAAGTGTATGGAATGAGAGAATATTATCGGGGATTGGTGCCTATTCTGCTCCGAAATGGACCGAGTAACGTACTCTTCTTTGGTCTGAGAGGACCTATTAAACAATGTCTGCCTGAAGCAACTTCTTACAGCACTCATTTGGTCAATGACTTCATTTGTGGAGGGCTGCTGGGTGCCATGCTGGGATTCTTGTTTTTTCCGGTGAATGTTGTAAAAGCTCGTATGCAAGCACAAATTGGTGGTGAATTTCAGTCCTTCTCAACAGTTTTTGTGAAGATCTGGCTGGAACGTGATAGAAAATTGATCAACCTTTTCAGAGGAGCTCATCTGAATTACCATCGTTCTGTCCTGTCCTGGGGCATTATCAATGCAACTTACGAATTCTTGCTAAAGCTGTTATGA